AGAAATCCAGGTTGATACGCAACGGGCTTCTGAAATGGCTACTCCGCCTAGCTGGGCGGACAAGGTGGAGGTTGGTGACTTTCAGGGCTCGGCTCACACTCACTGGCAACAATTCACAATGGGTAAACTCTCCTTTTGTGACCAAAAACTTGAGTTTGCTGAACCATTGTTTAAAGATGGTAAGAAGATTGCCCAGGTTGATATTGAAGAGGTGAAATTCCAATCTGCTAATTGGAGTTCTGATGTTATTTGTATGGTCATTGGTGCTAATCCTCCAATGGTTGTGTTTGAAGGGTTTATCAAAAGGGTTTGGGGCCATCTAGGGATTTCTCAAATCGCTCAGATGACAATGGGGCTGACTATGGTTAAGTTTAATGATGATGCTACTTGGGACCATGTGCTTGAAAATGGTATCCTTCAATTTGATAGGAAACCAGTTATCATTCGCCCATGGACAACTGATCTCAGTGCAGTTTGCATGATCCGTTCAATGCCTTTTTGGATTAGGTTACATGATTTAGGCCTTCAGTATTGGGGTAGCAAATGCCTTAGTGCTCTTGTGAGTACGATAGGCAAAGCGATAATGGTAGAAAAATTTACTCGAGAGCGATTGAGAGTTCAATTTGCAAGGGTCCTTGTGGAGATGAATATCACAGATAATCCTCCTAGGATTATACAATACCTGAATGAGCACGGTCAGCTTATGGAACAAGGGGTGGACTATGAATGGCTTCCTATTAAATGCAAAGCTTTCTTGGGATATGGTCATTCCATGGTGGACTGCCGAAGGGAGATGAAAACTCAATGGATCAAGAAGGACATTCCACCTAAAACTTCTCCTAAGGAAAGGCGGGACAAGGACAAACAACCACTGGTTGTTCTACCTGATTTGCCTAAGGATTTGGCTAAAGCTCCTACTATTGCTGAGGGTCAGAGTACCAGTGATACGGGTTGGCAATCTCCAAATAAAGTGGTTCTTCTTTCCAAACAAGGGCCAGCAGTGAGTAAGAACAATAGAGCAATTCAAGCTTCTGCTGAACCATGCCAAAATTGAACAAATTCTTTTGTGGTGCTCCAAGAGCAGATAGAGGGTGAGAAAGGAGGTATTACTAATATAAGCTCTTCTTATGGATAATTGTAATGTCTTGAGTTGGAACTTAAGGGGGTTGAATGGTCCTAAAAAGTAGACTGCTGTTTTAGATATTTGTAGTAGGAATAAAGTAGGGGTGGGAGCTCTCTTGGAAACTAAAATGAGGGGGAATAAAGTCATGGAGTTTATGGTTAATAAATTTATGAACTGGGATTATTATTCCAGTCCTGTTACTGAAGGCAGATTATTGATCATTTGGAGGAAGATATTTGTCAAGGTTATTGTTCTTGAGGAGACTAATCAATATGTCCACTGTTATGTTAAAATGGCTGGTCAGAGACATCCTTTTTAGTGCTACATTTGTGTATGGGCTCAATACTATGGAGGAACGGAAGACTTTATGGCATAGATTACCTAAGCTTTCTCTTCCAGCCACTTCTTGGGTTATCTTGGGAGATTTTAATGCAATATTTACTGCTAAGGATAGAAATGGAGGTAAACCTATGTCCAAATCAGAATTGTTGGATTCTTCTCAGTGGCTTGCTGGAAATCAAATGGATTCACTCAAAATTACTGGTTCTTTCTTTACTTGGACTAATAATCAAGAGGGGTCAGCTCGTATCTACTCAAAGATAGACCATGTCTTTGCTAATGAAGATTGGCTGGATTTTTTTCCTAACTCAACAGCTATTTTTAGTTGGGAAACGGTTTCTGATCATTGCTCTTGTACTGTTTCTATTCTGGCCATGGAGAATTTGGGAGTTAAGTTGTTTCGATACTATAACTTTTGGAGTGATCATAAAGGTTTCAAAGAGGTGGCATTGACTAGTAGGAGGAAGCCGATTaatgggactggtttgaaggctaTCTATCTGAAGAAAATGCGGCTGAAACATAAATTGAAGAGATTTAATAAAGACCATATTGGAGACATAGGAGTGCAATATCAGATGGCAAAAGATCAATACCAGGCAGCTCTATTCCAGCGCAGCAACATCCCCGAGACCGTACTTTTCAAGAAAAAGCCAAGGCTGCTGCTGTAGCTTTCACAACTCAGGAGCATATGTATCATAGCTTCTTGGATCAAAGAAGCAAGCTTACTTGGTTAAGGAAGGGTGACATGAATACATCTTATTTTCATGCTTGTTTAAAAAAGCATAAGGAAGAGAATAGAATTGCTACTTACATAATTGAACAAGGTAGGGTGGTTGATAACTTTCCTGAAGTGGTTTCTCATTTTCTGGATCACTTTAGAAGTTTTATGGGTAGTCCTAGTTCAGCTACTAAGAAGATAAATATGCAATGTGTGGAGCTAGGATCCAAACTTTCGATTGACCAGCAGCTTAAGTTGTTGAAGCCTTTCTCTCACAAGGAAATTCGAGATGCAGTTTTTAGCATTCCCAACATCAAATCCCCGGGTCCAGATGGGTTTGGTTATGCTTTTTTCAAGGTTTTATGGCTGGATATTGGTGGTGAAATATGTAGAGCAGTTGGACATTTCTTTGAGACAGGCAGTTTTCCTGAGGAGCTTCATCATACTACTCTGTCCTTGGTCCCTAAGACTGATAATCCTTCTTGGGCTGTGGACTACAGGCCAATTGCTTGTTGTTCTACCATTTACAAGTGTATTTCAAAGCTATTATGTTCTCATTTGGCCATGGTCCTTCCTGATCTGGTTCAGTTAAATCAGGGTGCTTTTGTTCAAGGTAGATCAATAGCTCATAATATcttgatattccaagatcttatCAAGAATTATGGGAGATCTTCTACCTCGCCTAGATGTGCTATTAAAATTGACTTAAGTAAAGCGTATGACACAGTCAACTGGTGGTTTCTTGAGGATCTCCTAAAGGCTTTGTGTTTTCCTATGAGATTTATAGGTTGGATTATGACATGCTtaaaaaaacatatcatatttctTGCTTATGAATGGACGGGTTCAAGGCAGTTTTAAGGGTGAGAAGGGGCTGCGTTAAGGGGATCCTATGTCGCCGCTTTTGTTTGTTTTAATCATGGAATATCTTACTCGGAGTCTTCAATTGGCAGCTCAAGATTCTGCTTTCAGGTTTCACCCTATGTGTAAAAGTCTTAAACTTCTTAGTTTATGTTTTGCAGATGATCTGATTTTATTTTGTAAAGGGTCTCTATCTGCTATTCGAGTACTCAAGGATGCTCTAGAGGAGTTCAGTTCTGCTTTAGGGCTCCATATTAATACCATCAAATCTCATATCTTCTTTGGGGGAGTTTCTGCTGCTGATAGATAAAACATAGCTGCTGAGATACAACTTACAGAAAGGACATTTCCTCTTAAATATCTAGGTGTTCCTATGAGACCAACTAAATGGAAGCATGAAGACTGTGATATTATCATCCAAAAATTCAAAATGCGGTTACATACTTGGGCTAGTAGACATTTATCCTTTGCTGGTCGTATCCAACTTATTCATTCAGTCCTATTTGGGTTGTGGAACTACTGGATGAGCATTTTTGTGCTTCCTCAAAGTATTATTAAGGAAGTTGAAAAACTTTGTCGTGGCTTTCTCTGGGGAGTTAATGGTAATAGAAGCAAGATTCACATGGCATCTTGGACAAAGGTCTGTCTTCCTAAAGCTTATGGAGGTCTCGGGTTCAGAAATGGTTCAGTTTGGAATCGAGCCATCTTAGCTAAGTATATTTGGGCCATTTCTGAGAAGCATGATGTGCTTTGGGTCAAATGGATTAATTCTATCTATTTGAAAGACTCAAATTTCTGGTCTTACAAGCTGCCACCTGATACGAGCTGGTATTGGAGAAGTTATGTAATTTGAGGGGAAAATTCAGTTGTGATGAGGTAAAAGCTGCTGGTGCTTCAGGGAAGTTTCAAACCTCTAAGCTTTACAACAGTACTCTTTGCCAACAACAGGTGGGCTATCATCATGGTGTGTGGTGTCGGTTGTCTATCCCTAAACATAGGTTTCTGCTTTGGCAAGTAGTTAATTCTCAGCTTCTTACCCGAGATAACATACTCAGGTTTTGTGTGCCACTTGAGTCTCTTTTGTGTCATGTTTGTGGTTTCTCTACTGAGAGTCACTCTCATCTGCTCTTTGAGTGCTATCTATCCCAGAAGGTTACTGATATaatgattagtggtgaaaaatacacatttattgattttaatagtcaaaataaattaagttttaattaatattttcatcaaattaatatgattaaatttataaatgaaaatatttaattttaatttagtttgttttattttgtaggatttaattgatatttttggaacttggaaacaaagaagaaagaagtaaataaaattgaagaaatgaggaaaagtt
This genomic interval from Humulus lupulus chromosome 8, drHumLupu1.1, whole genome shotgun sequence contains the following:
- the LOC133795453 gene encoding uncharacterized protein LOC133795453, with the translated sequence MEERKTLWHRLPKLSLPATSWVILGDFNAIFTAKDRNGGKPMSKSELLDSSQWLAGNQMDSLKITGSFFTWTNNQEGSARIYSKIDHVFANEDWLDFFPNSTAIFSWETVSDHCSCTVSILAMENLGVKLFRYYNFWSDHKGFKEVALTSRRKPINGTGLKAIYLKKMRLKHKLKRFNKDHIGDIGVQYQMAKDQYQAALFQRSNIPETHKEENRIATYIIEQGRVVDNFPEVVSHFLDHFRSFMGSPSSATKKINMQCVELGSKLSIDQQLKLLKPFSHKEIRDAVFSIPNIKSPGPDGFGYAFFKVLWLDIGGEICRAVGHFFETGSFPEELHHTTLSLVPKTDNPSWAVDYRPIACCSTIYKCISKLLCSHLAMVLPDLVQLNQGAFVQDDLILFCKGSLSAIRVLKDALEEFSSALGLHINTIKSHIFFGGVSAADR